The sequence CGCGCCCTTGTAGACCACGGCGCGCGCCGGAGGCACCGGCTCGTGTGTCCTCAGTCGCCCGTGGGTGACTCGATGACAACGGCGAACGGGTCGAACGGCTTGTCGTCCTGCTTCTTCTTCTTGCCGTCGGGCATGCCCCACTCGCCGGTGGGATGGTCCGGCCGCACGGAGGAGTACGGGTCTATCTTCACCGGCACGCCGAACACCTTCGGGTTCTTCTTCGGCTCCGAAGGCTTCCCAAAGTTCGAACCGCTGTCGCCGTCGCTCATGCCCTCCAGCCTACCGCGACGGCCGTCCGCCTGCTTCCCGGCACTCCGGCCGCGACTTCCTTGGGCGTTGCCTGACTCGGGGCGATAATCCGCCGCCATGTGTGGACGTGTCACCGTCAGGACTTCTCCCGACCAGCTCGTGGCCGAGCTGGGACTTGCCGGCATCCGCGCCTCGGTGGACCGGCCGCGCTACAACCTGTGCCCCACCCAGTTGATGCCGGTGGTGCCCAATGACGGCGCGCGCATGCTGGACGCCTTCCGCTGGGGCCTCATCCCCTCGTGGGCGAAGGACGCGAGCATCGGCAGCAAGCTCATCAACGCCCGCGGCGAGACGGTGGCGGAGAAGCCCAGCTTCCGCACCGCGCTGAAGAAGCGGCGCTGCCTGGTGCTGGTGGACGGCTGGTACGAGTGGAAGCAGTCCACGAAGCCGAAGACGCCCTTCCACTTCCACCGCAAGGACGGCAAGGTCCTCGCCCTGGCCGGCCTGTGGGAGGAGTGGACGGCGCCGGACACCGGCGAGGTGCTCAACACCTGCACCATCATCACCACCGGCCCCAACGCGCTGATGGCGCCCATCCATGACCGGATGCCCGTCATCCTCTCGCCCCAGGCGCAGGAGGTGTGGCTGCGGCCCGAGCCTCAGGACTCCGCCGTGCTGCTGCCCCTGCTGGTGCCCTTCTCCGACGACACGCTCGACGCCTACGAGGTGGCGCGTGTCGTGAACTCTCCCAGCAACGACACTCCCGCCTGCGTCGAGCGCGTCGCCGCCTGAGCCGCCCTGTCGCCTGCTGAACGCTGGCGGACTGCCCTGTCAGACCTCGGGGCTATTCCTGTTTTGGCGCGATATTCAGGTATCGCGTCAGGGCAGGACAACCCGTTGTCTGCAGAGGGGCATCCCGTGAAGAACACGAAGCAGTCCCGTCGTGTCGAGCAACGCTGGCTGGTGCGGTTCGGAGTCATGTCGTGTGTGGGATTGGGGCTCGCTGGCTGCGCGGGTGACGAGGCGGAGGCGGCGGCATCCGCTCCGGAGACGTCCACCACGAGCATCGGGCTGGTGGAGCGCGTGCGCGACGGCAAGGAGCTGGCGCGGATGCAGAAGCACCTCGAGTCGCTCTACGACGCGAAGGACGTGGTGCACCACTTCC comes from Pyxidicoccus parkwaysis and encodes:
- a CDS encoding SOS response-associated peptidase, whose translation is MCGRVTVRTSPDQLVAELGLAGIRASVDRPRYNLCPTQLMPVVPNDGARMLDAFRWGLIPSWAKDASIGSKLINARGETVAEKPSFRTALKKRRCLVLVDGWYEWKQSTKPKTPFHFHRKDGKVLALAGLWEEWTAPDTGEVLNTCTIITTGPNALMAPIHDRMPVILSPQAQEVWLRPEPQDSAVLLPLLVPFSDDTLDAYEVARVVNSPSNDTPACVERVAA